One Thioalkalivibrio sp. ALJ12 genomic window carries:
- a CDS encoding c-type cytochrome, whose amino-acid sequence MKHSRLFAAGLAASLAMAGTASQAVADNDEITRGQLMAASCMACHNAAAAEKGVPDLGRVSAGVIQSQMRAFRDGEREATIMDRHARGYTDEEIEAMSVYFARF is encoded by the coding sequence ATGAAGCACTCACGCTTGTTCGCGGCGGGGCTTGCCGCCTCGCTGGCGATGGCCGGTACCGCATCCCAGGCTGTCGCCGACAATGACGAAATCACCCGTGGCCAGCTAATGGCCGCTTCCTGTATGGCCTGCCACAACGCGGCCGCGGCCGAAAAAGGTGTTCCGGATCTCGGCCGTGTCTCGGCGGGTGTCATCCAGAGCCAGATGCGCGCATTCCGCGATGGCGAGCGTGAGGCGACCATCATGGATCGTCACGCCAGGGGCTACACCGACGAGGAGATAGAAGCCATGTCGGTCTACTTCGCGCGCTTCTGA
- a CDS encoding PhoX family phosphatase — MRHKNESIDTLIERRVSRRDFMAGGIGLASAAFLGGTALAAPGSASASAIGVASQAAGGGRLGFDAISTSTADQVRVPLNYTARVLYAWGDPVSDGPAFRQDGLNTAEEQAQQAGMNHDGMQFFPLPLGSDNADHGLLVMNHEFTDEGLLHGDGEGPDGQANLTAEKVRKSQAAHGVSVIEVRKVDGQWEVVRPSKYGRRVTAYTPMRVGGPAAGSELLKTEADPEGREILGTFHNCAHGYTPWGTYLACEENWDVYFRHPTAEVPEAYKRYGVSDNPRWRWADADERFDTGKNPNEPNRFGYVVEIDPYDPNSTPVKRTALGRFKHENAAFTLAKDGRVVYYMGDDDWFEYVYKFVSSKPWQPMDREANRDLLDDGTLYVARYDDQGGGEWIPLVYGQNGLTEANGFKDQADVLVHARKAADVVGATPMDRPEWIAVHPETRQAYVALTQNGRRGDEGSLTRRDFGSKDPNAPNPREDNVMGHILRWKETGNDPAADTFRWDIFVMAGNPNDESPNRRGNIRGDMFAQPDGMAFDPRGILWINTDMGGGGIYPRKGGAYEAFGNNMLMAADTETGEVRRFLTGPVGSEITGAHVSPDGTTLFVNIQHPGGGGDHYVNHRHSNPKEPKAISSWPDGARGGRPRPATVVVTKNDGGLIGT; from the coding sequence ATGCGCCACAAAAACGAATCGATCGACACGCTCATTGAACGCCGGGTTTCGCGCCGAGACTTTATGGCCGGCGGAATCGGCCTGGCGTCCGCCGCCTTCCTAGGCGGCACCGCCCTCGCTGCCCCGGGGAGTGCATCCGCGTCCGCGATCGGCGTGGCTTCACAAGCAGCCGGGGGCGGGCGCCTCGGTTTTGACGCCATCTCGACCTCGACCGCTGACCAGGTGCGAGTACCGCTGAACTACACCGCACGCGTTCTCTACGCGTGGGGCGACCCCGTTTCCGACGGCCCGGCCTTCCGCCAGGATGGCCTGAATACCGCCGAGGAACAGGCTCAGCAGGCGGGCATGAACCACGACGGCATGCAGTTCTTCCCGCTGCCTCTGGGTTCGGACAACGCTGACCACGGCCTGCTGGTCATGAACCACGAATTCACCGATGAAGGCCTGTTGCACGGGGACGGCGAGGGTCCAGATGGCCAGGCCAATCTGACCGCGGAGAAGGTCCGCAAATCTCAGGCTGCTCACGGCGTGTCGGTCATCGAGGTGCGCAAGGTAGACGGCCAGTGGGAAGTCGTGCGTCCGTCCAAATACGGACGTCGAGTGACTGCATACACTCCGATGCGAGTCGGTGGCCCTGCTGCCGGGTCCGAACTGCTCAAGACGGAAGCTGACCCTGAAGGCCGCGAGATCCTTGGCACCTTTCATAACTGTGCACACGGTTACACCCCCTGGGGCACCTATCTCGCCTGTGAAGAAAACTGGGATGTCTACTTCCGCCACCCGACAGCCGAAGTGCCCGAGGCCTACAAGCGCTACGGCGTCAGTGACAACCCCCGATGGCGCTGGGCCGATGCGGATGAACGCTTCGACACCGGCAAGAACCCGAACGAACCGAACCGCTTCGGCTATGTGGTGGAAATCGATCCTTACGACCCGAACTCCACGCCTGTGAAGCGGACAGCGCTAGGCCGTTTCAAGCACGAAAATGCGGCGTTCACGCTCGCCAAGGATGGTCGAGTGGTTTACTACATGGGCGACGATGACTGGTTCGAATATGTTTACAAGTTCGTCTCCAGCAAACCGTGGCAGCCGATGGACCGCGAGGCCAATCGCGATCTGCTCGACGATGGCACCCTGTATGTCGCTCGCTACGATGATCAAGGTGGCGGCGAATGGATCCCGCTGGTCTACGGACAAAACGGGCTGACCGAGGCAAACGGCTTCAAGGACCAGGCCGACGTCCTGGTACACGCGCGCAAGGCTGCCGACGTCGTCGGTGCCACGCCCATGGATCGACCCGAGTGGATCGCCGTACATCCGGAAACCCGTCAGGCCTACGTTGCACTGACCCAGAACGGCCGCCGGGGCGATGAAGGGTCACTAACTCGCCGCGACTTCGGCAGCAAGGACCCGAATGCCCCGAACCCGCGCGAGGACAACGTAATGGGCCATATCCTGCGCTGGAAAGAAACGGGCAACGACCCGGCCGCCGATACCTTCCGCTGGGATATCTTCGTCATGGCCGGCAACCCGAATGACGAATCCCCCAACCGACGCGGAAACATTCGCGGCGACATGTTTGCACAACCCGACGGGATGGCGTTCGACCCGAGGGGCATTCTCTGGATCAATACGGACATGGGTGGCGGGGGCATCTATCCGCGCAAGGGTGGCGCCTATGAAGCCTTTGGAAACAACATGCTGATGGCCGCCGATACGGAAACTGGCGAAGTGCGCAGATTCCTGACCGGGCCCGTCGGCTCGGAAATCACTGGCGCACACGTTAGCCCCGATGGCACGACGCTGTTCGTAAACATCCAGCACCCAGGCGGCGGTGGAGACCACTACGTCAATCACCGCCACAGCAACCCGAAGGAGCCGAAGGCGATCAGTTCCTGGCCCGATGGCGCCCGCGGTGGCCGGCCCCGTCCCGCCACTGTGGTAGTCACCAAGAATGATGGCGGCCTGATCGGCACCTGA
- a CDS encoding NupC/NupG family nucleoside CNT transporter, with amino-acid sequence MLALQAGLGLLVFVAIAWLLSEHKTRFPWREVLAGLALQFGIAVLLLSVPGAQHAFLWLNQVVIALTDATQAGTSFVFGYIGGDDPPFAVDDPANNFILAFQALPLVLVLSALSALLFYWRVLPVLIRGASLVLQRAFGIGGALGVGTASNVFLSMVESPLVIRPYLRQMNRSELFALMSVGMATLAGTMLVLYSTIIGTVLDDALGHLIVASLISLPAALLIATVMIPPTAPSTAGDLLPETEGATSAMDAITRGTLRGLELLLQIIALLIVVIALVALVNVMLGALPEVAGAALSLERILGWVFAPLAWLMGIPWAEATTAGSLLGVKTILNEMVAFLQMAELGDDALSARSELILIYALSGFANLGSLGILIGGLGALVPERRSEIVSLGIRAIVAGTLATLMTGAVVGIVHIA; translated from the coding sequence ATGCTCGCACTGCAAGCCGGGCTGGGACTGCTCGTATTCGTGGCCATCGCCTGGCTGCTGAGCGAACACAAGACACGCTTCCCCTGGCGCGAGGTGCTGGCCGGGCTGGCGCTGCAGTTCGGTATTGCCGTACTGCTGTTGAGCGTCCCCGGCGCACAGCATGCGTTCCTGTGGCTGAACCAGGTCGTGATCGCGCTAACCGATGCCACCCAGGCCGGCACCTCATTCGTGTTCGGCTATATCGGCGGGGACGACCCGCCGTTCGCGGTCGACGACCCGGCCAACAACTTCATCCTCGCGTTCCAGGCGCTGCCGCTGGTGCTGGTGCTCTCGGCCCTGTCGGCGTTGCTGTTCTACTGGCGCGTGCTGCCGGTGCTGATCCGCGGGGCCTCGCTGGTGCTGCAGCGGGCGTTCGGCATTGGCGGTGCCCTGGGCGTGGGCACGGCGTCGAACGTGTTCCTCTCCATGGTCGAATCGCCGCTGGTAATCCGCCCGTATCTGCGCCAGATGAACCGCAGCGAGCTGTTCGCGCTGATGAGCGTGGGCATGGCGACGCTCGCCGGCACGATGCTGGTGCTGTACTCGACCATCATCGGCACGGTGCTGGACGATGCGCTGGGCCACCTGATCGTCGCCTCGCTGATCAGCCTGCCGGCCGCGCTGCTGATCGCCACCGTGATGATCCCGCCGACCGCGCCCTCCACCGCCGGCGATCTGCTCCCCGAGACCGAGGGCGCGACCAGCGCCATGGACGCGATTACCCGCGGCACCCTGCGCGGGTTGGAACTGCTGCTGCAGATCATCGCGCTGCTGATCGTGGTGATCGCCCTGGTCGCGCTGGTCAACGTGATGCTGGGTGCGCTGCCCGAGGTCGCCGGGGCCGCGCTGAGTCTGGAGCGCATCCTGGGCTGGGTCTTCGCCCCGCTGGCCTGGCTGATGGGCATCCCCTGGGCCGAGGCCACCACCGCCGGCTCGCTGCTGGGGGTCAAGACCATCCTCAACGAGATGGTCGCCTTCCTGCAGATGGCGGAGCTGGGGGACGATGCGCTGTCCGCGCGCAGCGAGCTGATCCTGATCTATGCGCTGAGCGGCTTCGCCAACCTGGGCAGCCTCGGCATCCTGATCGGCGGCCTCGGCGCGCTGGTGCCGGAGCGGCGCAGCGAGATCGTGAGCCTGGGCATCCGCGCCATCGTCGCCGGCACGCTGGCCACGCTGATGACCGGCGCCGTGGTCGGCATCGTGCATATCGCCTGA
- the modA gene encoding molybdate ABC transporter substrate-binding protein: MHLRALLLTLVLLLPGLAHASGPLTIAAASDLRFALDEIVEAYREAYPDDRVRVTYGSSGRMTTQILNGAPYDIFFSADIAYPKRLHAEGAAVTEPSVYAIGRIVLWSNRMDASELTLEDLTRDDIRRVAIASPTHAPYGVRAQEALKAAGVWDALQPKIVNGDNIAQTARMVQAGGADIGIIALSLAEFPDLAEHPHYLIDDALHEPLTQGFVITRRGADKDTAHRFAGFMGRDTAREIMQRYGFEMPGSG, encoded by the coding sequence ATGCACCTGCGCGCCCTCCTCCTGACCCTCGTCCTGCTGCTGCCCGGCCTGGCGCACGCCTCCGGCCCGCTGACCATCGCCGCCGCCTCCGACCTGCGCTTCGCCCTGGACGAGATCGTGGAGGCCTACCGCGAGGCCTATCCGGACGACCGCGTGCGCGTGACCTACGGCTCCTCCGGGCGCATGACCACACAGATCCTGAACGGCGCGCCCTACGACATCTTCTTCTCCGCCGACATCGCCTACCCGAAGCGGCTCCACGCGGAGGGTGCCGCCGTCACCGAGCCGTCCGTCTACGCGATCGGCCGCATCGTGCTGTGGAGCAACCGCATGGATGCCTCGGAGCTGACGCTGGAGGACCTGACGCGCGACGACATCCGCCGCGTGGCCATCGCCTCGCCCACCCACGCCCCCTACGGCGTGCGCGCGCAGGAGGCGCTAAAGGCCGCCGGCGTCTGGGACGCGCTGCAGCCGAAGATCGTCAACGGCGACAACATCGCCCAGACCGCGCGCATGGTGCAGGCCGGCGGCGCGGACATCGGCATCATCGCGCTGTCGCTCGCGGAGTTCCCCGATCTCGCCGAGCACCCGCACTACCTGATCGACGACGCGCTGCACGAACCGCTGACCCAGGGCTTCGTGATCACCCGCCGCGGCGCGGACAAGGACACCGCACACCGCTTCGCCGGGTTTATGGGCCGCGACACCGCCCGCGAGATCATGCAGCGTTACGGCTTCGAGATGCCCGGGAGCGGATAG
- the modC gene encoding molybdenum ABC transporter ATP-binding protein, protein MTRPEPDTLRIKARLERPGFALDVDAAFPLEGVTALFGRSGCGKTTLLRIIAGLERPPGGEVHFRDTAWQSGKTFVPLHRRRVGLVFQESTLLPHLSVRGNLLYGYKRTPEPLRRLHLDEVARLLGIDDLLERRADQLSGGQRQRVALGRALLTSPDLLLLDEPLNALDTQTKREIMPFLARLSEETGIPSLLVTHAPDEVERLATRVAFMHDGQLERLEPLREALARADSPLFRDEGAVSVLQGELGPADAHGLHPFGPPEARYRVPSTPGAINGAGRPARLRIDARDVSIALSPPQDVSILNIIPVTIESLDEAPGHHGPARVLAVCRQDDGQTLMAELTQLSTERLRLSAGLRAHALVKSVAFLA, encoded by the coding sequence GTGACCCGGCCCGAGCCCGACACGCTGCGCATCAAGGCCCGGCTGGAACGCCCCGGCTTCGCGCTGGACGTGGACGCCGCCTTCCCGCTGGAGGGCGTCACCGCCCTGTTCGGCCGCTCCGGCTGCGGCAAGACCACGCTGCTGCGCATCATCGCCGGGCTGGAACGCCCGCCCGGCGGCGAGGTGCACTTTCGCGATACCGCCTGGCAATCCGGCAAGACCTTCGTCCCGTTGCACCGCCGCCGCGTCGGCCTCGTGTTCCAGGAATCCACCCTGCTCCCGCACCTGTCCGTACGCGGCAACCTGCTCTACGGCTACAAGCGCACGCCCGAGCCCCTACGCCGCCTGCACCTGGACGAGGTCGCCCGCCTGCTCGGCATCGACGACCTGCTGGAGCGCCGCGCCGACCAGCTCTCCGGCGGCCAGCGCCAGCGCGTCGCCCTCGGCCGCGCCCTGCTCACCAGCCCGGACCTGCTGCTACTCGACGAACCGCTCAACGCCCTGGACACCCAGACCAAGCGCGAGATCATGCCCTTCCTCGCCCGCCTGTCCGAGGAGACCGGCATCCCCAGCCTGCTCGTCACCCACGCCCCGGACGAGGTCGAACGCCTCGCCACCCGCGTCGCCTTCATGCACGACGGCCAGCTCGAACGCCTGGAACCCCTGCGCGAGGCGCTGGCCCGCGCCGACTCCCCCCTGTTCCGCGACGAAGGCGCCGTCTCCGTCCTGCAAGGCGAACTGGGCCCGGCCGATGCCCACGGCCTGCATCCGTTCGGCCCGCCCGAGGCCCGCTACCGCGTACCGTCTACCCCCGGCGCCATCAACGGCGCCGGCCGCCCGGCCCGCCTGCGCATCGACGCCCGGGACGTCTCCATCGCCCTGTCGCCGCCCCAGGACGTTTCCATTCTCAACATCATCCCTGTCACCATCGAGTCTCTGGACGAGGCGCCCGGACATCACGGGCCCGCACGCGTACTCGCAGTGTGCCGCCAGGACGATGGGCAGACGTTGATGGCGGAGTTGACCCAGCTCTCCACCGAGCGGCTCCGTCTCAGCGCCGGCCTACGCGCCCACGCCCTCGTTAAATCGGTCGCCTTTCTCGCCTGA
- a CDS encoding GFA family protein translates to MLLEGSCHCGVVRFRVESPHPYPYQRCYCSICRKTAGGGGYAINLSGRAETLEVEGAEHTGIYHAVIDGEPSVGERHFCRHCASALWVYDPRWPDLVHPFASAIDSELPTPPEHVHILLDSKANWVDVEADDTSQCFSGFPEESIAEWHQRLGLEESDEGDDKDSSG, encoded by the coding sequence ATGCTGCTCGAAGGGTCCTGTCACTGCGGCGTGGTGCGTTTTCGCGTGGAATCGCCGCATCCGTATCCCTACCAGCGCTGCTACTGCTCGATATGCCGCAAGACCGCCGGGGGCGGCGGCTATGCCATCAACCTGAGCGGACGCGCCGAGACGCTGGAGGTCGAGGGCGCCGAGCACACGGGTATCTACCATGCAGTGATCGACGGCGAGCCGAGCGTCGGCGAGCGCCATTTCTGCCGCCACTGCGCCAGTGCTCTCTGGGTCTATGATCCGCGCTGGCCCGACCTCGTCCACCCCTTTGCCTCCGCCATCGACAGCGAACTGCCGACCCCGCCCGAGCACGTCCATATCCTGCTCGACAGCAAGGCCAACTGGGTGGATGTGGAGGCAGACGACACCAGTCAATGCTTCTCCGGTTTCCCGGAGGAAAGCATCGCCGAGTGGCACCAACGGCTGGGGCTGGAGGAAAGCGACGAGGGCGATGACAAGGACTCAAGTGGATAG
- a CDS encoding NAD(P)/FAD-dependent oxidoreductase, with protein sequence MHNFTRRHFLKAFGITSAAALTGIGLTPLAAHSAGKAHVVVVGGGTGGATAARYLKQLSPDMAVTLIEPNATYVTCYGSNWVLGGFESIEAITHGYDNLRDRDGVDVIQDKVIGVDADSRTVRLESGDSLQYDKLVMSPGIDFKYEDMPGIEEADAETIPHAWKAGSQTELLRAQLQAMPNGGVYVMVAPPNPYRCPPGPYERVSMVAYYLKTHKPRSKVIVLDPKENFAKQGLFEEGWAEHYGDMIEWRGGANGGRVEEIDVSGKTAHADGGQERVRADVMNFVPAQRAGQIAHDAGLTNEQGWASVDQRTFKSVMDDNIYVIGDASVAGAMPKSGHAANNQGKIVAAAILRELSGQEPLEPSSASTCYGLITPDYGVSIAAVYQYQNGAQAAVEGSGGVSPLGQTSTFRRQEAEHTRAWYAGITQDIWG encoded by the coding sequence ATGCATAACTTTACGCGACGTCACTTCCTCAAGGCCTTCGGGATCACCAGCGCGGCCGCCCTGACCGGTATCGGTTTAACCCCTCTTGCTGCGCACAGCGCTGGCAAGGCCCATGTAGTCGTGGTCGGGGGCGGCACCGGCGGTGCCACCGCGGCGCGCTACCTGAAACAACTTTCGCCTGACATGGCCGTCACGCTGATCGAACCCAACGCCACCTACGTCACCTGCTACGGCAGTAACTGGGTGCTTGGCGGCTTCGAGAGCATCGAGGCGATCACGCACGGCTACGACAACCTGCGCGACCGCGACGGAGTCGATGTCATACAGGACAAGGTCATTGGCGTAGACGCCGACAGCCGCACCGTCCGCCTCGAAAGCGGTGACAGCCTGCAATACGACAAGCTGGTCATGTCGCCGGGCATCGACTTCAAGTACGAGGACATGCCCGGCATCGAAGAGGCCGATGCCGAGACGATCCCGCACGCCTGGAAGGCCGGCTCGCAGACCGAGCTGCTGCGGGCGCAGTTACAGGCCATGCCCAATGGCGGGGTCTACGTCATGGTCGCCCCACCCAACCCGTACCGTTGTCCGCCGGGGCCGTACGAGCGCGTCTCGATGGTGGCGTACTACCTCAAGACCCACAAACCACGCTCCAAGGTCATCGTCCTCGACCCCAAGGAGAACTTCGCCAAGCAGGGCCTGTTCGAGGAGGGGTGGGCCGAGCACTACGGAGACATGATCGAATGGCGGGGCGGCGCCAACGGTGGGCGCGTCGAGGAGATCGACGTCAGCGGCAAGACCGCCCACGCGGACGGTGGCCAGGAGCGTGTCCGCGCGGACGTGATGAACTTCGTCCCCGCACAGCGCGCCGGGCAGATCGCCCACGATGCGGGCCTCACCAACGAACAAGGCTGGGCCTCGGTCGATCAGCGGACCTTCAAGTCCGTCATGGACGACAACATCTACGTGATCGGGGATGCCAGCGTGGCGGGTGCCATGCCCAAGTCCGGTCATGCGGCCAACAACCAGGGCAAGATCGTCGCGGCGGCCATCCTGCGCGAGCTATCGGGCCAGGAGCCACTAGAGCCATCCTCGGCCAGCACCTGCTACGGCCTGATCACCCCGGACTACGGCGTCAGCATCGCCGCCGTGTACCAGTACCAAAACGGCGCTCAGGCGGCAGTCGAAGGCTCCGGTGGCGTCAGTCCCCTCGGCCAGACTTCAACCTTCCGCCGCCAGGAGGCCGAACACACCCGCGCCTGGTACGCCGGCATCACCCAGGACATCTGGGGCTAG
- the modB gene encoding molybdate ABC transporter permease subunit, whose product MLDLSPTDWMAIEVTLKLALYTTLILLVIATPIAWWLANGRGSPGVRTAVQALVALPLVLPPTVLGFYLLVLLGPAGPVGSTLESWGLNHLAFTFQGILIGSVIYSLPFAVQPLQQAFANLGRRPVEIAGSLGAGRIDRFVTVILPMTRGGFIVAATLAFAHTLGEFGVILMLGGAIPGETQVLSILIYDHAEAMDFDSAHRLSFGLLIFAFAVLFIVYAINRRFDTVRL is encoded by the coding sequence ATGCTGGACCTGAGCCCCACGGACTGGATGGCGATCGAGGTCACCCTCAAGCTCGCGCTCTACACCACGCTGATCCTGCTGGTGATCGCCACGCCGATCGCCTGGTGGCTGGCCAACGGGCGCGGCTCCCCCGGCGTGCGCACCGCGGTGCAGGCCCTCGTCGCCCTGCCGCTGGTGCTGCCGCCCACCGTGCTCGGCTTCTACCTGCTGGTGCTGCTCGGCCCGGCCGGGCCGGTCGGCAGCACGCTGGAGAGCTGGGGCCTGAACCACCTGGCCTTTACCTTTCAGGGCATCCTGATCGGCTCGGTGATCTACTCCCTGCCGTTCGCGGTGCAGCCGCTGCAGCAGGCCTTCGCCAACCTCGGCCGCCGCCCGGTGGAGATCGCCGGCTCGCTCGGCGCCGGGCGCATCGACCGCTTCGTGACCGTGATCCTGCCGATGACCCGCGGCGGCTTCATCGTCGCCGCCACGCTCGCCTTTGCCCACACCCTCGGCGAGTTCGGCGTGATCCTGATGCTGGGCGGCGCCATCCCCGGCGAGACCCAGGTGCTGTCCATCCTGATCTACGACCACGCCGAGGCGATGGACTTCGACTCCGCCCACCGCCTGTCCTTCGGGTTGCTCATCTTCGCCTTCGCCGTGCTGTTCATCGTCTACGCGATCAACCGCCGCTTCGACACGGTGCGCCTGTGA